A single genomic interval of Paenibacillus macerans harbors:
- a CDS encoding MBL fold metallo-hydrolase, translated as MTDSIRKDAGLTRQGAALINEVIRTEVPYGTLALWFLGQESVIIKGDGITLYVDPYVSGDLDSGDWRRTFPAPIEPGDILGADLCLITHEHDDHMDGGTLPYFHRQNPAAPIVAPACCKPALQEMGIAAPQIWEADDRRQLELFSKLRLTVIPAAHEQLERDEEGKPRYVGYVIELNGVTLYHAGDTLVYPELIERLRAVRPDVALLPINGRDYFRGQRGIVGNMNYREAAELAAAIDADTVIPLHYDLFAVNAEKPGHFVDDLYERFPEQKCHVMARGERFVYVSPRAFLR; from the coding sequence ATGACCGATTCAATCCGCAAAGACGCCGGCCTGACCCGCCAAGGCGCCGCCCTGATCAATGAAGTCATCCGCACCGAGGTTCCTTACGGAACGCTTGCGCTATGGTTTCTGGGGCAGGAGAGCGTGATTATTAAAGGAGACGGAATTACGCTTTATGTGGATCCATACGTCTCGGGCGACCTTGATTCCGGAGACTGGAGACGGACTTTTCCGGCCCCGATCGAACCGGGAGATATTCTGGGGGCCGATTTATGCCTGATCACGCATGAGCATGACGACCATATGGATGGGGGGACCTTGCCCTATTTTCACCGGCAGAACCCGGCGGCGCCGATCGTGGCCCCGGCCTGCTGCAAGCCGGCTTTGCAGGAGATGGGGATTGCGGCCCCGCAAATTTGGGAGGCCGATGACCGCCGCCAGTTGGAGCTGTTCTCCAAACTCCGCCTTACGGTCATTCCCGCCGCTCACGAACAGTTGGAACGGGATGAGGAAGGAAAACCCCGTTACGTCGGTTACGTGATCGAACTGAACGGCGTCACGCTGTACCATGCCGGGGACACGCTGGTGTACCCCGAATTGATCGAGCGGCTGCGGGCGGTCCGGCCGGACGTCGCCCTGCTGCCGATCAACGGCCGCGATTATTTCCGCGGGCAGCGCGGCATCGTCGGCAACATGAACTACCGGGAAGCCGCGGAGCTGGCGGCCGCTATCGACGCCGACACTGTCATCCCGCTGCATTACGACTTGTTTGCCGTCAACGCGGAGAAGCCCGGCCATTTCGTGGACGATTTGTACGAACGTTTCCCGGAGCAAAAATGCCATGTCATGGCCCGGGGAGAGCGGTTCGTGTACGTGTCGCCGCGGGCGTTTTTGCGGTGA